In the genome of Vibrio sp. NTOU-M3, one region contains:
- the eno gene encoding phosphopyruvate hydratase, protein MSKIVKVLGREIIDSRGNPTVEAEVHLEGGFVGMAAAPSGASTGSREALELRDGDKARFLGKGVLKAVEAVNGAIAEALVGKDAKDQAAIDAVMIDLDGTENKSNFGANAILAVSLANAKAAAAAKGMPLYEHIAELNGTAGQFSMPLPMMNIINGGEHADNNVDIQEFMIQPVGAKTLKEGLRIGAEVFHNLAKVLKSKGYSTAVGDEGGFAPNLKSNAEALEVIAEAVAAAGYELGKDVTLAMDCAASEFFDKEAGIYNMKGEGKTFSSEEFNHYLAELANQFPIVSIEDGLDESDWDGFKHQTELLGDKLQLVGDDLFVTNTKILAEGIEKGVANSILIKFNQIGSLTETLAAIKMAKDAGYTAVISHRSGETEDATIADLAVGTAAGQIKTGSMSRSDRVAKYNQLIRIEEALGERAPFNGLKEVKGQA, encoded by the coding sequence ATGTCTAAGATCGTTAAAGTTCTAGGTCGTGAAATCATCGACTCACGTGGTAACCCAACTGTAGAAGCTGAAGTACACCTAGAAGGCGGTTTCGTAGGTATGGCGGCAGCTCCGTCTGGCGCATCTACTGGTTCTCGCGAAGCTCTTGAGCTACGTGACGGTGACAAAGCACGTTTCCTAGGTAAAGGTGTTCTTAAAGCTGTTGAAGCTGTAAACGGCGCAATCGCTGAAGCTCTAGTTGGTAAAGACGCTAAAGACCAAGCTGCAATCGACGCAGTAATGATTGACCTAGACGGTACTGAAAACAAATCTAACTTCGGTGCGAACGCTATCCTAGCTGTTTCTCTAGCAAACGCTAAAGCTGCAGCAGCAGCTAAAGGCATGCCTCTATACGAGCACATTGCTGAGCTAAACGGTACAGCTGGTCAGTTCTCTATGCCTCTACCAATGATGAACATCATCAACGGTGGTGAGCACGCAGACAACAACGTTGACATCCAAGAGTTCATGATCCAACCAGTTGGTGCTAAGACTCTTAAAGAAGGTCTACGTATCGGTGCAGAAGTATTCCACAACCTAGCTAAAGTTCTTAAGTCTAAAGGCTACAGCACTGCAGTTGGTGACGAAGGTGGTTTCGCTCCTAACCTTAAGTCTAACGCTGAAGCTCTAGAAGTTATCGCAGAAGCTGTTGCAGCTGCTGGTTACGAACTAGGTAAAGACGTTACTCTAGCTATGGACTGTGCTGCATCTGAGTTCTTCGACAAAGAAGCTGGCATCTACAACATGAAAGGCGAAGGTAAAACTTTCTCTTCTGAAGAGTTCAACCACTACCTAGCTGAGCTAGCTAACCAATTCCCAATCGTTTCTATCGAAGACGGTCTAGACGAGTCTGATTGGGATGGCTTCAAGCACCAAACTGAACTACTAGGTGACAAGCTTCAACTAGTAGGTGACGATCTATTCGTTACTAACACTAAGATCCTTGCTGAAGGTATCGAGAAAGGCGTAGCTAACTCTATCCTTATCAAGTTCAACCAAATCGGTTCTCTAACTGAGACTCTAGCTGCAATCAAGATGGCTAAAGACGCAGGTTACACAGCAGTAATCTCTCACCGTTCTGGCGAAACTGAAGATGCAACTATCGCTGATCTAGCGGTAGGTACAGCTGCAGGTCAAATCAAGACTGGTTCTATGAGCCGTTCTGACCGTGTTGCTAAGTACAACCAACTTATCCGTATCGAGGAAGCTCTAGGTGAGCGCGCTCCTTTCAACGGTCTTAAAGAAGTTAAAGGTCAAGCTTAA
- a CDS encoding multifunctional CCA addition/repair protein, with amino-acid sequence MQVYLVGGAVRDLLLNIAVYDKDWVVVGSSPKQMLEAGFTPVGKDFPVFLHPITKEEHALARTERKTGSGYTGFECHFASDVTLEEDLLRRDLTINAIAQDKNGDLIDPYGGKADLQNRILRHVSDAFTEDPLRVLRVARFAAKLSHLGFTIAPETIALMKQIAQSGELQFLTPERVWQEWYKSLSTQDPQVFLSVLRECGALKIVLPELDRLFGVPQPVQWHPEIDTGVHTLMVAKQAAQLSTSLPVRFASQVHDLGKGVTPENEWPSHKRHCYTGIKLIQELCQRVKVPNEFRDLALIVCEQHSNIHRAAELKPATKLKVLNSFDVWRKPDRLENILLCCQADHAGRLGCESNPYPQKEIFKQSYQAALSVEVKDIIKDGFKGAAIREEMEKRRIQAIKNLTQ; translated from the coding sequence GTGCAAGTATACCTAGTTGGTGGCGCAGTGCGCGACCTGTTACTTAATATTGCTGTCTATGACAAAGATTGGGTGGTGGTTGGCAGCTCACCAAAGCAGATGTTGGAAGCTGGCTTTACACCTGTAGGTAAAGATTTTCCAGTATTCCTCCACCCAATAACCAAAGAAGAGCACGCGCTAGCTCGAACAGAACGCAAGACCGGCTCGGGCTATACGGGGTTTGAGTGCCACTTTGCTTCCGATGTCACCCTAGAAGAAGACTTGCTGCGGCGGGATTTAACCATCAATGCTATCGCTCAAGATAAAAATGGTGACTTAATTGACCCATATGGTGGTAAAGCCGATCTCCAAAATCGTATCTTACGCCATGTTTCTGATGCTTTCACTGAAGACCCACTCCGAGTACTACGCGTAGCGCGCTTCGCAGCAAAGCTCTCTCATTTGGGCTTTACGATCGCTCCAGAAACGATAGCGCTAATGAAGCAAATCGCACAAAGTGGTGAACTCCAATTTCTTACCCCTGAGCGTGTGTGGCAAGAATGGTATAAATCGCTTTCGACTCAGGATCCGCAAGTGTTTTTGTCTGTACTGAGAGAATGCGGGGCGCTAAAAATTGTATTGCCTGAGCTCGATCGTTTATTTGGTGTACCTCAGCCAGTGCAATGGCACCCTGAGATTGATACTGGTGTCCACACATTAATGGTGGCAAAGCAAGCAGCACAACTCTCAACTTCGCTTCCTGTCCGATTTGCTTCACAAGTGCACGATTTAGGCAAAGGGGTTACACCGGAAAATGAATGGCCAAGCCACAAGCGCCATTGCTACACGGGCATCAAACTTATTCAAGAATTATGTCAGCGAGTCAAAGTTCCTAACGAGTTTCGCGATCTCGCTTTAATAGTCTGTGAACAGCACTCCAACATACATCGTGCAGCGGAACTAAAGCCAGCTACAAAGTTGAAAGTTCTCAACTCATTCGATGTCTGGCGCAAACCAGACCGGCTCGAAAATATTTTACTCTGCTGTCAGGCTGACCACGCCGGAAGACTTGGTTGTGAATCCAATCCATACCCGCAAAAAGAAATTTTTAAACAATCTTACCAAGCGGCATTGAGCGTTGAAGTCAAAGATATCATCAAAGATGGATTTAAAGGTGCGGCAATTCGTGAAGAGATGGAAAAACGTAGGATTCAAGCAATAAAGAACCTAACTCAATAA
- a CDS encoding ExeA family protein, which produces MYKEFFGFVEQPFSIVPSSRYLYLSQRHQEAINHLNSGLGEGGGFAMLSGEVGTGKTTVARAMLKSLDAQTQAGFILNPTFSSLELLQAICDEFEIEYVESASLKQLSQAIYQFLLANHANGMQTLLVIDEAQHLAADVLEQLRLLTNLETDSRKLLKVLLIGQPELQQKLQMPQLRQLAQRITGRYHLLPLTLEESAKYIQFRLDTAGGDVHLFDAKSLKCIAAHTHGIPRLINLACDAALRGAYQNGEKKPSYATVQYACSEVMSFQGAVYQPATRQNVRFPTVNLALPVSLLIGLGLAWGAYVMAPAIAEPYIDAQLTSKYPQVESIEYRKEVFPDVVNVLLARSGALDAEIRELYKVWGYQASPFDSTCSESESSLFRCEARHGAIQDIQNLGLPVVLTLNVDNNRSYAVLYKFDGDKMQLLADGQRVELESRWLRKIWNGEYHFIWQRSWDQMLKSGMKGESVRLLDLRLSQLLGESETGTDEFGIGLKRKVELFQKWQGLETDGIAGKRTLEKLELMTQQNAPSLSLEEESRS; this is translated from the coding sequence ATGTATAAGGAATTTTTTGGCTTTGTGGAACAACCTTTTTCGATTGTTCCTAGCTCTCGCTATTTGTATTTAAGCCAAAGACACCAAGAAGCTATTAACCATTTAAATAGCGGCTTAGGTGAAGGTGGTGGTTTTGCCATGCTGTCTGGTGAAGTCGGCACTGGCAAAACTACGGTTGCCCGGGCGATGTTGAAGTCACTGGATGCTCAGACGCAAGCGGGCTTCATTCTTAATCCAACATTTTCCTCGCTAGAATTGTTGCAAGCGATCTGTGATGAATTTGAGATTGAATACGTTGAATCAGCGAGTTTAAAACAGCTGAGCCAAGCCATCTATCAATTTTTGTTGGCTAACCACGCCAACGGAATGCAGACACTCTTAGTCATTGATGAAGCTCAGCACCTTGCGGCTGACGTTCTAGAGCAACTTCGTTTACTGACCAATTTAGAAACTGACAGCCGCAAACTATTAAAGGTGTTGTTGATTGGTCAGCCTGAGCTGCAACAAAAATTGCAGATGCCGCAGCTACGTCAGCTCGCACAGCGTATTACAGGCCGATATCACTTGTTACCGCTAACACTAGAAGAATCGGCGAAGTATATTCAATTTCGTCTTGATACGGCGGGTGGCGATGTTCATCTGTTTGATGCTAAAAGTTTAAAATGTATTGCTGCGCATACACACGGTATTCCACGTTTAATCAATTTAGCATGCGATGCGGCATTACGTGGCGCATACCAAAATGGGGAGAAGAAACCTTCCTACGCAACGGTTCAATATGCTTGTTCAGAGGTGATGTCATTTCAAGGGGCGGTATACCAACCTGCTACTAGACAAAACGTTCGTTTTCCAACAGTCAACCTAGCATTACCTGTATCGTTATTAATTGGTTTGGGACTTGCTTGGGGAGCCTATGTTATGGCACCTGCGATTGCAGAACCGTACATTGATGCTCAGTTAACCAGTAAGTACCCACAAGTGGAATCGATAGAGTATCGTAAAGAAGTGTTTCCTGATGTTGTTAATGTGCTTTTAGCACGTTCAGGCGCGTTAGATGCGGAAATTCGTGAGCTCTATAAGGTGTGGGGGTATCAAGCCTCTCCGTTTGATAGTACCTGTAGTGAGAGTGAAAGTAGCCTATTTCGCTGTGAGGCTCGTCATGGTGCCATCCAAGATATTCAGAATTTAGGCTTGCCCGTTGTATTAACATTGAATGTTGATAACAACCGAAGTTATGCCGTTTTGTACAAGTTTGATGGTGATAAAATGCAGCTTCTTGCAGATGGACAGCGGGTTGAGTTGGAGAGTCGCTGGCTCAGAAAGATATGGAATGGTGAATACCATTTCATTTGGCAAAGAAGCTGGGATCAGATGTTAAAAAGTGGCATGAAAGGTGAGTCAGTTCGGTTACTCGATCTGCGTTTATCGCAATTGTTGGGTGAGTCGGAAACGGGGACGGATGAATTTGGCATTGGGTTGAAGCGTAAAGTTGAGTTATTTCAGAAATGGCAAGGCTTAGAAACTGATGGTATTGCTGGAAAGCGCACCTTGGAGAAGCTTGAGCTGATGACACAACAAAATGCACCATCATTAAGCCTTGAAGAGGAATCACGCTCATGA
- a CDS encoding general secretion pathway protein GspB yields MSRVLQALESSEQQHSRTSFVSRTPLAQSETAATKTSPVIYLACLLVPVAIAAGVSVYQTYQSKLVQWQEHSQPKPVTVEVEASYSVQDYPEFGRLALNHYQPMPRVELSPQRAEEVLTQVTPAHVEEAAVPVEVKGDNALAGLDLSALPPELALRVENALGDSNTSRSSSATRRQDSIIELAQQADKWHGKLPALNFQTHVYSSNEKKRWVKINGTEYSQGDWIGDIQLVVIEQQSCVIQLGEQRLRVPALYDWKG; encoded by the coding sequence ATGAGTCGAGTATTACAAGCGTTAGAGTCTTCAGAACAGCAGCATAGCCGAACCTCTTTTGTATCACGTACTCCTTTGGCGCAAAGTGAAACTGCGGCGACAAAAACGTCGCCAGTAATTTATCTTGCTTGTTTGCTAGTACCAGTGGCTATAGCTGCTGGGGTTAGTGTTTATCAAACCTATCAAAGTAAATTGGTGCAATGGCAAGAACATAGCCAACCAAAGCCAGTTACGGTTGAAGTGGAAGCATCATATAGTGTTCAAGATTACCCAGAGTTTGGCCGTTTAGCATTGAATCATTATCAACCGATGCCACGTGTTGAGCTAAGCCCGCAACGAGCGGAAGAGGTATTGACTCAAGTTACACCTGCTCATGTCGAAGAAGCAGCTGTGCCAGTCGAAGTGAAGGGAGACAATGCTTTAGCTGGGTTAGATTTAAGTGCACTGCCTCCGGAGCTTGCATTGCGAGTTGAAAATGCGCTGGGAGACTCTAACACGTCACGCTCCTCGTCGGCGACACGACGTCAAGATTCCATTATTGAATTAGCTCAGCAGGCGGATAAATGGCATGGAAAGCTGCCAGCGTTAAATTTTCAGACCCATGTTTACTCAAGCAATGAGAAAAAACGTTGGGTTAAAATTAATGGTACTGAGTACAGTCAGGGTGATTGGATCGGAGACATTCAGTTAGTGGTGATCGAGCAGCAATCATGTGTTATTCAGCTCGGAGAGCAGCGACTTCGTGTGCCAGCCCTATATGATTGGAAAGGATAA
- a CDS encoding TIGR04211 family SH3 domain-containing protein: protein MKKLLCMVLVSMLAAPAALAQNRYIADQLFTYMHTGPSNQYRIVGSINAGEKVQLVSSNKETGYSQVIDGKGRKGWVESRFITRQESMALRLPRLEKELAEVKGKLANAQSNADNEKAGLVDSLDIRNKQISELEQNYSDISKQLTASQEEVRNLRAKLDTQKDDLLLKYFMYGGGVAGGGLLFGLLLPHIIPRRKRSPSGWA, encoded by the coding sequence GTGAAAAAACTGTTATGCATGGTTTTAGTTTCAATGTTGGCTGCCCCTGCCGCATTGGCGCAAAATCGCTATATTGCAGATCAACTCTTTACCTACATGCACACTGGCCCAAGTAATCAATATCGTATTGTTGGCAGCATCAATGCTGGCGAAAAGGTTCAGCTTGTCTCTTCAAATAAAGAAACAGGTTACAGCCAAGTTATTGATGGAAAAGGTCGTAAAGGTTGGGTTGAAAGCCGCTTTATTACACGCCAAGAAAGTATGGCACTTCGCCTGCCGCGCCTGGAAAAAGAGTTGGCAGAAGTGAAAGGAAAACTGGCGAATGCACAATCCAATGCTGATAACGAAAAAGCAGGATTGGTTGACTCTCTAGATATTCGTAATAAGCAAATCTCTGAGCTTGAACAGAATTACAGTGATATCAGCAAACAGTTAACAGCATCACAAGAAGAAGTTCGTAACTTACGCGCGAAGCTTGATACGCAAAAAGATGATCTACTACTGAAATACTTTATGTATGGCGGCGGCGTTGCTGGTGGTGGCTTGCTATTTGGCTTACTTTTGCCACATATCATTCCACGTAGAAAACGCTCTCCATCAGGCTGGGCTTAA
- a CDS encoding inorganic phosphate transporter: MDILANYGTVLILIAAAFGFLMAIGIGANDVANAMGTSVGSKALTVKQAIIVAMIFEFAGAYLAGGEVTDTIRKGVIETSLFASQPDILVYGMMSALLAAGTWLLLASYMGWPVSTTHSIIGAIIGFACVSVGTEAVDWGSVQGIVGSWIVTPVISGFFAYVIFVSAQRLIFDTEKPLINAKRFVPVYMFITTMVIALVTIKKGLKHVGLHLSGSEAWMWAAIVSGIVMVGGYLYIQKKFASREEDHGFAGVESIFSVLMVITACAMAFAHGSNDVANAIGPLSAVVSTVEHMGEITAKSTIAWWILPLGGFGIVVGLATLGHKVMATVGTGITELTPSRGFAAQLATASTVVLASGTGLPISTTQTLVGAVLGVGFARGIAALNLGVVRNIVASWIVTLPAGALLAVVFFYAIQASFA, encoded by the coding sequence ATGGATATCCTTGCGAACTACGGCACTGTCCTGATTCTTATTGCAGCAGCTTTCGGTTTTCTGATGGCAATCGGTATTGGCGCGAACGACGTTGCCAATGCGATGGGTACGTCAGTAGGTTCTAAAGCGTTAACCGTAAAACAAGCCATCATCGTTGCGATGATTTTTGAATTTGCGGGTGCATACTTGGCAGGCGGTGAAGTAACCGACACTATCCGTAAAGGTGTAATCGAAACATCTCTGTTTGCTAGCCAACCAGACATTCTTGTCTACGGTATGATGTCAGCATTGCTGGCGGCTGGTACTTGGCTACTGCTTGCTTCATACATGGGCTGGCCTGTCTCAACCACACACTCAATCATTGGTGCAATCATTGGTTTTGCTTGTGTGTCAGTGGGTACAGAAGCGGTCGACTGGGGCTCAGTACAAGGTATTGTAGGTAGTTGGATTGTTACACCGGTTATCTCTGGTTTCTTTGCATACGTTATCTTTGTTAGTGCACAGCGCCTGATCTTTGATACAGAAAAACCACTTATCAACGCAAAACGCTTTGTGCCTGTGTACATGTTCATCACTACCATGGTGATTGCACTGGTTACAATTAAGAAAGGCTTGAAACACGTTGGGCTTCACTTGAGTGGCTCCGAAGCGTGGATGTGGGCGGCGATTGTATCGGGTATTGTGATGGTTGGTGGTTACTTATACATCCAGAAGAAATTCGCTAGCCGTGAAGAAGACCATGGTTTTGCTGGCGTAGAAAGCATCTTCAGCGTATTGATGGTTATCACTGCATGTGCAATGGCATTTGCGCACGGTTCAAACGATGTAGCAAACGCGATTGGTCCTCTTTCGGCAGTTGTATCGACTGTAGAACATATGGGTGAGATCACAGCGAAAAGCACCATTGCATGGTGGATTCTACCACTCGGTGGTTTTGGTATCGTGGTTGGTCTTGCAACCCTAGGTCATAAAGTTATGGCGACGGTAGGTACAGGTATCACTGAACTGACTCCTAGTCGTGGTTTTGCTGCGCAGCTAGCAACAGCATCAACAGTGGTATTGGCTTCAGGCACTGGCCTGCCAATCTCAACCACACAAACTCTCGTTGGTGCGGTTCTTGGTGTGGGTTTTGCGCGTGGTATTGCCGCACTTAACCTAGGTGTTGTACGTAACATCGTTGCTTCTTGGATTGTCACACTGCCAGCGGGTGCGCTGCTAGCCGTCGTATTCTTTTACGCAATTCAGGCTTCTTTCGCTTAA
- a CDS encoding TIGR00153 family protein: MPVNTIMGLFAKSPIKPLQRHVVCVNECCSHLINFFEVSSKGDWEKASEIRAQISHLEKEADVLKREIRLKLPRGLFMPVDRSDMLELLTQQDKLANLAKDIAGRVYGRQLVIPEPLQENFIAYVKRCLDAANQAQKVINELDELLETGFKGREVTLVAEMIHQLDVIEDDTDAMQIELRQQLMAIENDMNPIDVMFLYKILEWVGGIADQAQRVGARLELMLSRS, encoded by the coding sequence ATGCCAGTAAATACAATCATGGGGTTATTTGCAAAGTCCCCTATTAAGCCTTTGCAGCGTCACGTTGTATGTGTGAATGAATGTTGCTCACACCTCATCAACTTCTTTGAAGTCAGTTCAAAGGGTGATTGGGAAAAAGCATCTGAAATTCGTGCTCAAATTTCTCACCTAGAGAAAGAAGCAGACGTACTCAAACGTGAAATCCGCCTTAAGCTTCCTCGCGGTTTGTTTATGCCAGTTGATCGCAGCGACATGCTGGAACTTCTGACACAACAAGACAAACTAGCCAACCTAGCAAAAGACATTGCTGGTCGCGTCTACGGCCGTCAATTAGTCATCCCTGAGCCACTTCAAGAAAACTTTATTGCGTATGTGAAGCGTTGTCTTGACGCAGCCAATCAAGCGCAAAAAGTCATCAATGAGCTCGACGAGTTATTGGAAACTGGATTTAAAGGTCGTGAGGTAACACTCGTGGCTGAAATGATCCATCAACTGGATGTAATCGAAGATGACACCGATGCGATGCAGATCGAACTTCGCCAACAGTTAATGGCGATCGAAAACGATATGAATCCTATCGATGTAATGTTCCTTTATAAAATTTTAGAATGGGTAGGTGGCATTGCTGATCAAGCGCAACGTGTAGGCGCGCGTCTTGAGCTAATGTTGTCTCGCTCATAA
- a CDS encoding CYTH domain-containing protein — protein sequence METEIELKFFVSPDFSETLLKKIAETKVLQHSCRELGNTYFDTPDNWLRQHDTGLRIRRYDDVYVQTVKTAGRVVAGLHQRPEYNAEHSSNEPDLSLHPGDIWPSGRDINSLQSQLVPLFSTNFTREQWLIGMPDGSQVEVAFDQGAVEAGELRDPICEVELELKSGQTDALFTLARLLCEDGGMRLGNQSKAAKGYRLALGYEGDEVRELPLVDTGKHDTVEYCLINSLEHALSHWHYHEQIYSERDSIEALHEIKNAISFIRQTLTIYGGIVPRRASAILRQELKWLEQELEWLKEYDYLEDLLEDKGHALRKLDARKFLVAELTEIQQQLPTREEILILLNSARYTGLLLDLSRWILTRGWQPFLDDKARQKMALNIEHFSVRQLDRTWAELIEAFPPEKILSSQEYIDQQYRLMRNLYTGVGFASLYDAEERQSFRLPWADLMQGIDDLLMLRPLQRLVEKLSGEEREQLERWISRQEVSILHAMEQTRIISIEAQPYWQE from the coding sequence ATGGAAACCGAGATAGAACTGAAGTTTTTTGTTTCTCCTGATTTTTCAGAGACTTTGCTGAAAAAAATCGCGGAAACGAAAGTGCTTCAGCACAGTTGTCGCGAGTTAGGTAACACATACTTCGATACGCCGGATAATTGGTTACGTCAACACGATACTGGCTTACGTATTCGCCGTTATGATGACGTTTATGTCCAAACAGTAAAAACTGCTGGACGTGTGGTTGCGGGATTGCATCAACGCCCTGAATACAATGCGGAACATTCCAGTAATGAGCCGGATTTGTCATTACACCCAGGTGACATCTGGCCATCAGGTCGAGATATCAATTCACTTCAGTCTCAGTTGGTTCCGCTTTTTTCTACGAACTTTACCAGAGAACAATGGCTCATTGGTATGCCCGATGGTAGTCAGGTTGAAGTGGCTTTCGACCAAGGTGCTGTAGAAGCCGGTGAGCTTCGTGACCCTATATGTGAAGTTGAACTTGAGCTGAAATCGGGTCAAACGGATGCGTTATTTACCTTGGCTCGTCTCCTTTGTGAAGACGGAGGAATGAGGCTCGGTAACCAAAGTAAGGCGGCGAAAGGTTATCGCCTTGCTCTGGGTTACGAGGGTGATGAGGTCAGAGAGTTACCCTTAGTGGATACGGGCAAGCATGATACAGTTGAGTATTGTTTGATTAACTCACTTGAGCATGCGTTGTCTCATTGGCACTACCATGAACAAATTTACTCAGAGCGTGATTCAATTGAAGCGCTGCATGAAATCAAAAATGCCATCAGTTTTATTCGCCAAACGCTAACTATTTATGGTGGCATTGTCCCTCGTCGTGCGAGTGCGATCTTACGCCAAGAGTTGAAATGGTTGGAGCAGGAGCTGGAATGGCTAAAAGAGTACGACTACCTTGAAGACTTGCTCGAAGATAAAGGCCATGCATTGCGTAAGCTGGATGCGCGTAAGTTCCTCGTTGCTGAGCTGACAGAAATTCAACAGCAGCTGCCTACACGTGAAGAGATACTTATCTTATTAAACTCTGCACGTTATACCGGGCTTTTGCTCGATCTTAGTCGCTGGATATTAACCAGAGGTTGGCAGCCATTTTTAGACGACAAGGCACGTCAGAAAATGGCATTAAATATTGAGCATTTTTCAGTACGACAGCTGGACCGAACATGGGCAGAACTGATCGAGGCTTTCCCACCAGAGAAAATCTTATCCAGTCAGGAATACATCGATCAGCAATACCGCTTGATGCGTAATCTGTACACAGGAGTAGGGTTTGCTAGCCTGTATGATGCAGAAGAAAGGCAGAGTTTTCGCCTACCTTGGGCTGACTTGATGCAAGGGATTGACGATTTGCTGATGTTGAGACCGTTGCAACGGTTGGTTGAAAAACTTAGTGGAGAAGAGCGTGAGCAATTAGAACGCTGGATTTCGCGCCAAGAAGTTTCAATCTTACATGCCATGGAACAAACACGCATAATTAGCATCGAAGCTCAGCCATATTGGCAAGAATAG
- a CDS encoding potassium channel family protein, translated as MNKNTTKVETKPMSLLSLILSFVALFVVSTLLFAPLQPQTRQVLIGLDFIICSIFLLQLSVDLIRSTDRVQFLKRHWIDFLASLPMIEPLRFARLFHILRVILVLRSGHYVIHQLLDNRRETTLASILLLLVVLLTVGSSMMLMIEGKAANANIQSGGDALWWALVTISTVGYGDHYPVTNGGKILASALIICGVGIFGMISGLITSFITSPTRRQARRSENKERLLHELVQQQQEILQRLERIEHNQESNKKSGS; from the coding sequence ATGAATAAAAATACTACCAAAGTTGAGACCAAGCCGATGAGCTTGCTGTCACTAATCTTGTCTTTTGTGGCACTATTTGTGGTATCTACGTTACTTTTCGCACCATTACAGCCGCAAACGCGACAAGTTCTTATCGGCTTAGACTTTATTATCTGTAGTATTTTTCTCCTACAATTGAGCGTAGATTTGATCCGCTCAACAGATCGCGTGCAATTCCTTAAACGCCATTGGATTGATTTTCTCGCCAGCCTGCCAATGATCGAGCCGCTTCGCTTTGCTCGCCTATTTCATATCCTGCGAGTGATCTTAGTACTCCGCTCCGGTCACTATGTGATTCACCAGCTACTTGATAACCGCCGAGAAACCACACTCGCTTCGATTTTATTGCTCTTAGTTGTACTCCTGACTGTGGGCTCTAGCATGATGTTGATGATCGAGGGCAAAGCGGCAAACGCCAACATTCAAAGTGGTGGTGATGCGTTGTGGTGGGCGTTAGTCACGATTTCAACCGTTGGTTATGGTGACCATTATCCGGTGACGAATGGGGGGAAAATCTTAGCTTCCGCTTTGATCATTTGTGGCGTCGGGATCTTCGGTATGATTTCGGGCCTTATCACGTCTTTTATTACCTCTCCAACGCGTCGTCAGGCTCGTCGCTCAGAAAATAAAGAACGTCTGCTGCATGAATTGGTTCAACAGCAACAAGAGATATTACAGAGATTAGAGCGTATTGAGCATAACCAAGAGAGCAATAAAAAAAGCGGGAGCTAA